The following is a genomic window from Synechococcus sp. JA-2-3B'a(2-13).
CGACTTTTCCATTCCCCGCCGGGTGCGGCCCACCTTTGGCTTGGTGAGCTATGCCCAGCTCAAATCCGGCCAGATCACCCTCAATGGCCGCAAGGTTCGCACCGCTCCCCTGGTCAGCCTGCGCCGCTCCATGCAAATTGCCGAAATCCTCAAGCAATGGATAGAAAGCGGCCAATTTACCCTCACCCAACCTGTCGCCCCCCTGCCCCTGGATCGGGAGTTTCTCCCCCAAAACCCTCTCAGGTGACGTCCTGATACATTTACGCTGAACACTGCTGAACATCACTGTTCAACTATGCAGCGATAGCATTCTGTTTGTTTCCAAACAGAATGGCGGTATCCCGCAAAGCTTTGAGTAGAATACCCAAAGCGCAGTTTCCGTGTCGTCTTACTACCAATTTTCTGCTTTGCTTTGGCTACCATGTTGGCAGACTCGAAAGTAAACAGAAAGATCAACTGGTAGTAATCCGTACTGAACATATTATACATTATTTTCAGTATAGTTGAGCTTATTATTGACTAGAGTCATGCTCCCCTCAATGAATTGGGAGCCTCCTCAAGCGGATGCACGCAGCGCTTTGGTTCGGGGACACCGTGCCTCCCTACTTTTGGGGTAAAGCAGCTCTCCAGAAGAACCGCTACCGGAATTCGCCCTGGCAGCAACTTCTCCAGGCAACCCCATCAACCCCACTTCAGGTGCTGTCTCAACAACTGAGCGTGCTGAGCCGATTGCCTCGCCCACAGGTCAGCTTGGGCAGGGCTGAGAGCTAGGCTCTCTGAGTAGCAGGCCAGCCAAGCTTGGTGTAAGGCTTCAGGATCGGTGGGCATCTCCTGCAGATCCCAGCCAGGCATGCCCAATTCCTGGAGCAGCGTTTTCACCTTGGGATCGTAGCTGAGACCAAAACAGGCGCAGCCCTCTGCCGCCGCCATCACCAATCCGTGGTAGCGCATGGTGATCGCCAGCCTGACACCCCGAAAGACTCCTTTCAATAGACAGGGATCCCGAATTTCCAGCACTTGGCTACGGTGGGGTAGGCGCTGCTGAAGCTGCTGAGCCAAGTGGTAGTCTGGCCCAAGGTCAGGGGATCCGGGAGGAGCCAGCTGAAAGGGCACGAAGAGAAGGTATGCCCCCGTGGAAGCCTGGAGACGCTGTAAACCCTGGCTCAAAGCTTCTAGACAGGCTCCAGTCAGTTGCGGATGCGGACGCAAGACCACAGCAATGCGGGGCTGAGGCCACGTTTCCCATTCCGGCAAGGTTTTGGACGGCAAACTCCAGACGGGATCCGGAGCCACCTGGTGAGGGATCCCCCACTCTTGCAGCCATTGGGAGGCAACCCCATCCCGCACACTGATGGCCGTGCAACCTGCCAACGAGCGACGGGCTAGTGCGCGAATCCACCCCCGCTGCAGCGGCCCGATCCCCTGGGCCCAGGCAACGGTTCTTAGCCCCCATCGCTGGGCTAGGCCCATCACCCCCAGGTAGTAGAGAGGGCTGCGCCAACTGGTGCGATCCTGCAGCAGGCCACCTCCACCCCAGATGAAAGCCTGGGCCTCCTGGAGACAGCGCCGTAAAGCCAAACTGTTGAAGCGCGGATAGGCCAGCACCCCATAGGTGGCAGCCGTTTCGGCAGGGCGACGGGAGAGCACCACCGGCTGTACGGGGCTGGGCAACTGCTCTAGCTCTCGTAAGAGAGCCACCAACAACGCCTCATCGCCGGCATTGCCGTAGCCGTAGTAGCCACAGATCAAAACCTGTGGCCGTTTCATCGAGTCCATCTGAGTAACAGGGATCCTAACTCACCCACAGAGTCCTGTGAGGTTGGAAAAGGCCGCGACGGCAAACCCTAGTTGGATGATGACTCCCTGAGCCATTGGATCAAATCGGCCAGGGTTTGGAAGTCCAACAGCGCTTCCGCCAAAGCCTCCAGTTGCTCGGTAGGTAAGAGGCGGATGGTTTCAGACAGGTCTTCCGGCAAAGATCCCAGCTTGCGCCGCAGTTGACTCAGAGTCAGTCGAGCTGCTTCTTGCTGCAGACCTTGCTGCAGACCCTGTTGCAGACCTTGCTCTAGACCTTGTTTCAGGCCCTCCTCTCGCCCTTCTTTGAGGGCTTCTGCTCGCCACATCTGATAGATGGTCGATTCCCGCACAGCCAGACCTCCCAGTACCCTGCTAATTTCCTCTGGCGTCCATGTTAATCCTGCCAAAACAGCAGTGGCCGCTTTCACCTCTTGCCGTAGCTTTGGATCCTCTATCTCTGCTATTGCTCTGGCCACTTGGCGGAGTCGCGGCTCCGGGTTTTCCGGATCTGCCAACACGGCTAAAGGCAGGAGTCCTGGATATTGAGACAGCACCTCCGGATCTTGTTCCCACAGGCGCAAGACCTCAAAGCGATGGGACAGGGATCCCCGTTGAAAAGAAGTCTGGTACACCCGTTCTGACTGGGTTTTTCTTAGGTAGATGACAATCTGCCGCACCTCCTGGTCGGGATAGCGACGGAACAGGCGCAGGCAGTAGTCGGCCATGCGCAAGGGAATGTCGGGATCCGGATCGGTTTGAAACTCCAGATGCAAAATCAGGTTTTGGGCCCGCAGCAGGATAAGAGAGTCCGCTCGGATGGGCTCGGTGGACAGCTCCGTCGGCTGTAGCTGAGCCAAGGAAACAGGGGATCCCAGTAGCCACCGGGCAAAGGACTCGGGGAACCATTCCACCAAGTACTTGCAGACGTTATCGTAGGCCACAGGATCCCTTTCCTACAAAAGCCGATTCTCCCGATGGCCCCTCTGCCGAGATCAGCCGTAGTACCCTTGGTTGATGCGGTTTTCCAGTTGGTTAGCCCCTTCCTGATACTCGCCAAACACGAAGTTCTCGGCGTTGGCTTTGATCAAGGCCTTTTGCTGCTCTGTCAGGCCTGAGATCTGCAACATGTCTTCCAGGCTCTTGTAGGGGGCATTTTTCACCAGGATGCGAGCCAGGGTGGGATAGAAGCCGGGCAGTTGGCGGTAGTTGCGCAAGATGGTGTTGTTCACGTCAATCGGAGTGTCCAAGTGCTTTACCGGGGGAAGCTCTGCGGCCCTGGCCACAACAGGGATCCCCAAAGGAGCGAAGCACAGACAGAGCACTAACACCACACGAACCAAGATGGACAGCAGCCAACGCATAGCATCACTTCTCCAAGCAGAATCCAAAAGGCTCATCTGTATAGGTTGCTAACATTCTCCGACCATCTAGTGTCTCATCCCCTCCACCCCGAATCGAGGGCCAAGACAGGATTTGGATCCCGACAGAAACAATTTTTAACAACTATGATCAGGAGACAGTCTTTCTTGCCATTCCTTTCGCGGCTGATTGCACCATGTCCGACTTGGCCCTTCTCCACTCGACTCGACTTGACCCCCCGAGCCGGGATCCATCCACAGGGATCCCACAACCCACGCCTTCTCCGGAGCTGGAGTTGCTGGGGCAGACCGAACTCTTTCTCAGACGGCACATTGGGCTGGATGCCCGGCAAATTGGGCAGATGTTGCAAGTGTTGGAGCTGAGTTCGCTGCAGGAGCTGGTGGAGAAGGCGGTGCCGCCGGCCATTCGCAGCAGCCAGCCTTTGCAATTGGGATCCCCTTGCCCTGAGCAGCAGGTGTTGGCGGAACTGCAGGCAATGGCGGCCCAGAACCAGGTGTGGCGCTCCTTTTTGGGCATGGGCTATTCCAACACCCTGACGCCACCGGTGATTCAGCGCAACATCCTGGAAAACCCTGCCTGGTACACCCCCTACACCCCCTACCAAGCCGAGATCGCCCAGGGACGACTGGAGGCCCTGCTCAATTTCCAAACGATGGTGATCGACCTGACGGGGATGGAGATCGCCAATGCTTCCCTGCTGGACGAGGCCACCGCAGCCGCAGAAGCCATGGCTCTTGCCTACACCTTGGCAGGCAGGGGATCCCCAGTTTTCTGGGTGGATCGGGGCTGTCATCCCCAGACGATTGCAGTGGTGCAGACGCGGGCAGAGCCCTTGGGGATCCAGGTGCGCATAGCCGATCCAACAGAACTCTCCCTGGAAAAGGGTTTTGGATTACTCCTGCAGTATCCCAGCACCTATGGGGAAATCCGGGACTACCGGCAGTTGGTGGAGCAGGCTCACCAGAAGGGGATGGTGGTGGCGGTGGCTGCCGACCTGCTCAGCTTAACCCTATTGCAACCCCCAGGAGAGTGGGGAGCGGACATCGTGGTGGGATCCACCCAGCGCTTCGGCGTGCCCTTGGGCTATGGTGGCCCCCATGCGGCTTACTTCGCCACCCGCGAGGCCCACAAGCGGCTGCTGCCAGGACGGCTGGTGGGGATTTCTCAGGATGCTCAAGGCAAGCCAGCCCTGCGCTTGGCGTTGCAGACCCGCGAGCAGCACATCCGGCGGGACAAGGCCACCAGCAACATCTGCACTGCCCAGGTGCTTTTGGCGGTGATGGCTTCTATGTATGCCGTCTACCACGGCCCCCGCGGCTTGCGACACATAGCCGAGCGCATCCACCGCCAGGCCCATCACTTGGCCACTGGGATCTGCCAGTT
Proteins encoded in this region:
- the csaB gene encoding polysaccharide pyruvyl transferase CsaB; amino-acid sequence: MKRPQVLICGYYGYGNAGDEALLVALLRELEQLPSPVQPVVLSRRPAETAATYGVLAYPRFNSLALRRCLQEAQAFIWGGGGLLQDRTSWRSPLYYLGVMGLAQRWGLRTVAWAQGIGPLQRGWIRALARRSLAGCTAISVRDGVASQWLQEWGIPHQVAPDPVWSLPSKTLPEWETWPQPRIAVVLRPHPQLTGACLEALSQGLQRLQASTGAYLLFVPFQLAPPGSPDLGPDYHLAQQLQQRLPHRSQVLEIRDPCLLKGVFRGVRLAITMRYHGLVMAAAEGCACFGLSYDPKVKTLLQELGMPGWDLQEMPTDPEALHQAWLACYSESLALSPAQADLWARQSAQHAQLLRQHLKWG
- a CDS encoding DUF4351 domain-containing protein, with product MAYDNVCKYLVEWFPESFARWLLGSPVSLAQLQPTELSTEPIRADSLILLRAQNLILHLEFQTDPDPDIPLRMADYCLRLFRRYPDQEVRQIVIYLRKTQSERVYQTSFQRGSLSHRFEVLRLWEQDPEVLSQYPGLLPLAVLADPENPEPRLRQVARAIAEIEDPKLRQEVKAATAVLAGLTWTPEEISRVLGGLAVRESTIYQMWRAEALKEGREEGLKQGLEQGLQQGLQQGLQQEAARLTLSQLRRKLGSLPEDLSETIRLLPTEQLEALAEALLDFQTLADLIQWLRESSSN
- the psbU gene encoding photosystem II complex extrinsic protein PsbU, whose product is MRWLLSILVRVVLVLCLCFAPLGIPVVARAAELPPVKHLDTPIDVNNTILRNYRQLPGFYPTLARILVKNAPYKSLEDMLQISGLTEQQKALIKANAENFVFGEYQEGANQLENRINQGYYG